In Clostridium thermosuccinogenes, the genomic stretch CTGTTCCTCATAGTATTCCCTTTCTTCCTCCAGAGAGTCCAAATAAGCTTCCTGTTCCCCCCTCAACCTTATGCTTTCGTCCAATTTCAACTGAAGCTCTGCCTTTTTATCCTCCAACAGCCTGACTTTCTCCGACAGCTTTTCCTTTTCGACCGTCAATTCTCTTTCCAGCTCTTCCACAGAATCCAGCAGTTCTCCCACGTTTTTCGTCAGATCCTTCAGAATGTTGAGATTTTTAAGAAAGGAGGACAAATCCTTTGAGCTTAAAAGGGTTTCCAGGTATGAGGCCGGTCCGCTTCTCTGATAGCTTACCAGAACCTGTCTTAAGGTATCCAACTGCTTGTCATATTTTTCCTGCTGCTTAGCAATCAGCTTTTCCACATCTCTTATTTCGTCCTGGAGAACTCCAATCTCCCCGTTGACCCTTTCAGCTTCCCTCTCCATCTCTTCGATCTTCTGCAGGAGAATAAAAAGATCCGCCAGGACAGCCTTTTCTTTGTCGGATATGCTTTCCAGCTTCTCCTGAACCTCTTCGATGGGCTGCACCTCTCCGGAAATCTTTAAGGGAAAAAGGGATGCTATCACGATAGCAAAAGATAGGGCAAAAATTAAAATAGTCCTCGGTTTCTGAAGAACAGCCATGCTTCCACCCTCCTTTACTGTATTATATCATGGGCAGTAATTTCTTTCCACCGGGAACCTGCACAAAGATTTAAGAATCGCTATTTATTTGTCGGCAAATCTATAGCCAATACCAACCTGTGTAAGAATAAACCTTGGATTAGCCGTATCTCTCTCTATCTTCCTCCTAAGGCTCGCCATAAACACTCTAAGGCTTTTCGCATCGCCGACCTCGCCAAAACCCCATATTTGGCTGATTATATAGTTATGAGTGAGCACCTTGCCCCTATTGGCAATCAAAAGTCGCAGGAGCTTGTACTCTATCGGTGTCAGATGGACTTCCTCACCATCTACGAATACCAAGCCTTTTCCATAATCCACGGTAAGGTAGTCGCAAGTAAAGGTCTTGGCATTATCAGGATTTGTCATGCTGTTTATCTTGCGCTGTGCGACCCTGATCCTGGCCATAAGCTCACCTGTGTAAAAAGGTTTTGTCATATAGTCGTCAGCTCCGCAATCAAGGGCGTTGATTATATCACTTTCTTCTTCCCTGGCGGAAAGAACTATGATGGGAGCATTGCTTTTTTCCCTTATCTGCCGTATGACATCCATGCCATCAATATCAGGCAAACCCAGGTCCAAAAGAATCAAGTCAGGGTTATTGGCATAGAAAAGGGCAACAGCTTCCTTTCCGCTGGAAGTTGTAATGGTTCTGTATCCTTCATCCTTAAGGAACATGTTTACCAACGACATGATATATTTGTCATCCTCGACTATTAGAACGGTAATGCTATCTGCCATAATAACTCCTCAAATTTGCTCGTCTGTACAAAAATTCAATATCACTTCTATTTTAAACAGAATTTTTTAAGCAGGAATACTGACTTTTTTTAAAGTCCTGCCAATCTATATATTTGCAAGATACATTCCCTTTTATAATTTTATTTTGCCTGGTTGCTGTAATCCTTCATACATGGCAACGTAAATGCAAACAGCGCACCACCGAGACTGGATTTACCGGCCCATATGCTTCCTCCGTGGGACTCGACAATAGCTTTGCAGATAGCCAGTCCCAAGCCTATTCCCCTCTTGCCGTCTGAACCGCATTTACCGCTTGTTACAAAAGCATCAAAAATTTTATTCGCCATTGCAGGATCTATTCCTTTCCCTCCGTCGGCAACATTAAATTCCACATATCCATCCCGTTGAAATACCGATAGCTCGACCGGTGCATCCTTTGAGGTATGGGTAATGGCATTATCCAGAAGATTTATCAGCACCTGGGCAATCATTTTTCCATCCATGGGAATTGCAATCAACTCTTTCGGCATTTTTATACAAAAGGGCCTCTCAGAAAGTCCGTTAACATGGCTGACCGCATCGTTTACAATGTCTTCGACCACCTCAATTTGCTTTTTAACCTCCAGCTTCCCATTCTCAATTCTTGTCATATTCAATATGTTTTCCACCATGGTTGTAAGCCAAACTGCCTGCTCATTTATATCCTTAGCCAGGTGCTCAATGCTTTTCATGTCAAGGCTTTTGCTCCTCTGCAGGATATAGCTGCTTGCGCCTGTAATTCCGGTTAGGGGAGTGCGCAAATCGTGGCTTATGCTTCTTAAAAGGTTGCTCTTCAAATGTTCCCGTTCCATGGCAATTTTTATGTTTTCCCGTTCATTGTAAATCAGCTCGCGGTCCAGTACAATACCAATCTGTGCCGCTACCGCATTTGCAATCCACTTTTTCTCAATATTGAGGCTGGGACCGCTGCCATATATCTTTAATGTACCCAGTTTTCTGGCCAGACCCATTATGGGAATCTCCATGATTTTTAAACCTTCGTCAAAGATAAAGCTGTCGCTTTTATAAATCTGGCTGCTTTCATTCAGCTCCACCACGCTGTCACAGCCTGTATATTCCTTGATGCAGCGTATCCCCTGCTGTGCGATGTTTGCTTCACCGGTAACATTAAGGAGGCGCTGCAGCACTTCATACAGCAGCTTTGCCGTCCTCTCGTTTTTCTGGGAAATCAGCAGTTGGCGCTGAAATCTTACCGTCAGGCTGGAAGATATTACCGATGCAGTGAGGAAGAAGAATATCAGCGCGATATCATTGGTGTTATTAATGACAAACGTGTGGAGAGGCTCTGCAAAAAAATAGTTGAATGCCATGACGCTTATGAACGAGGCAATGATTCCGAAGCGGTATCCCCTTGTCAATGCTGTTACCAGCAGCACCCCCACCATAAAAAACATCAATATGTTCTCCTTGTCTATGCCTAATCGGTTTAAAGCTATGGAGCTCACAGCCGTAGCCATCATGATAAGGAGAAGCCTCAGATAACTTCTTCCTTCCATATAGTCACCTCATAGAGATTATTTTATCACTTTTCAGTCTATGAGTTTAAGGATCTTTTCCATATCACTATGGCGTCCGATAACTATAAGGTGCTCATCCGGACGGAATACATAGTCAGCAGACGGCAGCGGAGAAATCTCGCCACCAGCTTTTGTAGCCAGTATGCCGACATGGTATTTGACCCTGAAATTTACTTCTTTTATGCTTTTTCCAACCCAGCATTCTGCCGGTGGTATCTCATAGATGGAAAAATCCTTTGTCAGCTCGATGTAATCAAAAATATGATTACCACTGCAACGCACCGCCAATCTTTCCGCAATATCCCGTTCCGGGTCTATGACTTCATCGGCGCCGTTTCGCAGCAAGAATTTCACATGGATATCGCGGCTCCCATTGCTGATTACATGCTTTGCCCCCAAATCCTTAAGAAGGCTGGTGATTACCAGGCTGCTCTGAAAATCGTTTTCAATACAGACAAAGCATATGTCGAAGTTTCTAATACCCAACGAGCGAAGGACTTCTTCCTTTGTGCAGTCACCTATCTGTGCACTTGTGACAAAAGGCAACAGTTCGTTGATATTTTCTTCATTTTTGTCAACAATCATGACTTCGTTGCCAAGCTCTATCAGCTTCCGGCTTAAATGCTTTCCAAATCTTCCGATTCCAATTACTAGAAAAGATTTCATATCAATACCCCTATCCAATATTAATTTTTTCCGTCGGATTCTGAATAGTTGACGGAATCTTATGCTCTGTAAATACAAGTGCGAAGGAAAGGCTGCCAACCCTACCGCTATACATCAACAGGGCAAGAATTATATGAGCAAAAGAGTTCAATTTGCTTGTAATCCCGATGGTGAGTCCAACGGTGCCAATGGCAGACAATACCTCAAACAAAACGTCGCTCAAGTAAAAATTCACATTTGTTGCACTGATCAAAAAAGCAGCGCTCAATACAAGCACCAGGTTGACTGTAATAACTGCCGACGCTTTCTTGAGGGCATTTTCTTCCAGCCGACGCCCAAATACATTTTCACTTTTCATATTTCTCAAGCTCGACCATAATGAAATCATCACAACCGCCAGAGTGGTTGTCTTAATTCCGCCGGCAGTAGATCCAGGGCTGCCTCCTATAAACATTAGAACCATGGTAAGGAGCTTCGCTGCCGGAGATATCTTTGCCATATCAACTGTGTTAAAGCCGGCAGTTCTGGGTGTGACGGAAGCAAATAGCGACGCCAGTATTTTTTCGCTCATTGGCATTTCCGATAAAAGGTTGTCTTTTTCAGAAACATAAAAACATAATGCCCCTACAGCAATAAGTATCACAGTGGTTGACAATACGATCTTCGTATGAAGCTGGTACCTTCTGAAATGAAATTTGCTTTTGGAAAGATCATCCCATACAAGGAAGCCTATTCCTCCAATGATGATCAATGCCATGATCGTTAGGTTTACGACGGCATCTCCGGAAAAGGTCGTAAGGGATGAATACTCTCCATATTTGCCCATAATATCAAATCCGGCATTGCAAAAAGCTGAAACCGAATGAAAAATACCGTTATAGATACCTTCCGCCCAGCCCATCTTCGGTACAAATCTTATCGACAGCAGTATCGCTCCTGCACCTTCGAACAGCAGGGTCCCCAGCAGTATTTTTCTTGTAAGGCGCACGACTCCTCCAATATACATGGTGCTTACGCTTTCCTTCAGCAACCCTCTTTCTTTTAGCCCAATTTTTCTTTTCAGGAAAAATGAAAACAGGGTTATTATCGTCATAAATCCGAGTCCGCCTATTTGTATCAGAGTCAGGATGACCAATTCTCCGAAAATTGTCCATTGGGTATAAGTATCGAAGATGACCAGACCTGTCACACAGGTGGCAGATGTTGCAGTAAACAGAGCATTTATAAAACCAGGCGACATGTTGTTGTAATTTGCTACCGGCAGCATCAGTAGCAGCGTACCCACCATAATCACCAAAAAATATCCAAGAGCGATCATCTGAGGGTAGGATAACGAATTTAACTTAACCATCCACTTGTTCACAGCATCACCTCCTTACCGTAAACAACTGCTTTATAAAGCATCAAGGCAGTTACTTCTTTACCCCATCCATAGCAAATTCCTTCCTTGATAAACATGCTCTCATTTGCTTTGTCGTTGCACAGACAGATCATTTTTTCAATGCCATACACTTTCTTCCCTATTTTATATAGTATAATATTTTCCACATCCTTTTCTGATAATGCAAACAGGTAGCTGAAATTCTGCTCCTGCTCCAACAGAAATGGCTCAGTTATCCGGTGCACCCGAATATTGTTTTTTTCAAGGAGTTCCTCCACCTTCCTTGCCAGGTCGGTTTCACCCATGACAACAGCAATCGGACGGCCCTTATCCTCTTCCTTGGCAAAGCCAGCTTCTGTCAAAAAAATGTCCAATCTTGCCATTAGGTATCCGAAAAGAGCAATAACACCTAAAAGGCAAATAATCAGCAGAACCACATACACACACCTTCTTAAAAACAATATGTAAATATTCTACTGCCTTATGTGTTAAGATTGTATTAATACTTTTACTGCTGATATTAATACGGTGCAAAGATTTTGAGCTGTTGTGTTAAGACGTTATAAAGATGTGTTTTTCCATCGCAATGATACTAGTCCAACAGATAGATATAAGCCTTTTCCTTCCTTGATATAAATTCAAAATTTTATTTTGCGGGAACTATTGACAAATAATCCAAAAGCAATATATAATTTATAAAACAATTCATAGTAAACCTATATATTTAATATGAATTATTGGGAGGTATTAGGTCAGTGGTATTTGGATACAGTCATATCAAATTGAGCTTTCTTTTATACAGAAGCCAAATAACCAAATGTGGAGATCATTGTTGCCGGCTTCCGTTGTTCATATAAAAACTAAAAGAATCGAGGTATAAAAATGGATGCTGTAGAACAAAAAATCTTAAACATAATAGATTCAAATAAAGATAAAATAATTAATTTCGGCAGAGATATATACCGTAACGCGGAGCTGGGATACAAGGAATTCAGAACTTCAAAAAGGTTTGCCGACCTTTTAAAATCTCTCCACCTGGATGTGCAGGAAAAACTGGCAATCACTGGAGTCAAAGGGTACTTGAGAGGAAACCAGCATGATATCACCCTGGCTCTGATAGGAGAACTGGATGCTTTGCGGATACCCGACCACCCCTTTGTCAATAAAGAAACCGATGCCGCCCACAGCTGCGGTCATAATGCCCAGCTTGCAGGAGTTGCCGGTGCCGCTCTGGCCTTGTCGGACCCTGAGGTTGCGTCCAATTTGGATGGAGATGTGGTTTTTTTCGCTGTTCCTGCTGAGGAATACGGTGAGATTGAATTCAAAAATCAGCTGCGAGAAGAAGGCAAAATTGTATATGGAGGCGGCAAAAGCGAGCTTATCAGAATAGGAGCCTTTGATGATATAGATATAAGCATTGTCCACCATTCCTCAAAGGATGGCATCATTATAGGAAACGGTACCTCCAACGGTTTTGTCTCAAAGGTAATCCGATACATCGGACGAGAAGCCCATGCCGCAGCAGAGCCTGAAAAAGGAGTAAACGCCTTGAATGCTGCCTCTTTGGCCGTGTCTGCCCTGGCCTATCAGAGAGAGACCTTCCGGGACGAGGATTCAGTCCGGGTTCACGCAATCATCACCAAGGGAGGAAACCTGGTCAATGTGATCCCGAATGAAGTAGTCATTGAAAGCCTCGTACGGGCAAAAAGCACCGAAGCCATCCTCGATGCCGACAGAAAAACCGATCGGGCCTTCATAGCAGGCTCACTGGCCATCGGAGCAGGGATAGAAATAACCACCATGCCCGGTTATCTGCCAAAGCTATCTACACCGGCACATCCGCTTATGATTGAAGCTGCCCGTGAAGCTGCCCCCGGAAGAAAAGTAAAAGAAGCCGATCCGGCTTCCCATGGAGCAGGTTCCACTGATGTGGGCGACTTGCAGCATATAATGCCCGTACTGGAGTTTAACACCGGTGGAGTATCCGGAGCTTTCCATTCCAAAGACTTTCAGGTTATCGACGAAGAGGAAGCCTATGTCGTGACTGCAAAAATCTTTGCCCTTTCTGCATACAAACTGCTGAAAGAAGGAGCAGCTGCTTCAAAGAAAATCGTCGTGGGTTACAAACCCAAGTACACGAAGGAAGAATATCTCAACTTTATGAATAGCCTGATCCGGCACGAAAGGAAGGAAATCAAAAATGTATGAAAAGAAAAGTATCGAGTATCAAGATGCGGTAAAGGAAGTTAGAAAAGCGTGCCGTCAGTTTGCAATGCTGTATTTCCACTTTGCAAAGGTTTTGGTTGAAGAACTGGGAGAAGATAAGGCAAAGCCCCTTATACAAAAAGCCATATTTGAGCTGGCTGTCGACCGTTCGGATCAACTGAGGGAAAAAGCCATAAAACAAGGACTTCCCTGCACCATGGAAACCTTCATGAAAATATCTGATCTGCCGCTGATCGGCTGGGTAAAGGAGCTTGGACGCAACCACTGTCCTTATGCGGAAACCTGGTTCCAATACTTCGATGAATATCCATGGTTTAAGGAAATAGCCCCTCTTTACTGTGATGTGATAGATACAACAAATGCAGAGAATTTCACCCAGGGCTTGTCCCATAAAATCACAAAAAATGTCCTGACTGGAGGTGAGTCCTGTGAAAGAGAATACTTTGCAAGTGAACAAGTCTCAAAAGGTATTTACAGCTACGGCGAAAAAATCAAAAAGGAAGGATAAGCACAAACAGCCCCTGTGGGTTACAATATCCCGATTGGGAATAATCGCTGCAATACTTGTCGGTATAGAGCTTGCAGTATCGCAAGGATATGTGAATAAGATTTTTCTGGCTTCCCCCTCCCAAATAGCCGACGAGTTTACATATATGCTTCGGCAAAACGAGCTGCTGCCGCAAATCATGCTTACACTGCAGGAGGCTCTCCTGGGATATGCAATTTCCGCTGTCGTAGGCATCGGAATTGGAGTCCTATTTGTGACCTTTCCCAAGCTTGAAGCTCTGCTTACCCCCTTTTTTTCAGCCATAATGGCCGTACCCAAGACTGCAGTCATGCCCCTTTTGATAGTTTGGTTCGGCATTGGCTTCAAAAGCAAGGTGATAATGGTGTTCCTGTTCTGCATGTTTACCGTGCTGTTTAACACCGTATCCGGGACAAAGCAGACCAAGGTCGAGCACTTGAAGGTGGCCCATGTTTTTAAAGCAACACGAGCCCAGATAGTATTCAAAGTTCTGATACCCTCTGCACTACCCGGCATATTTACGGGTCTTAGGGTCACAGCGGCAACAGCCATCACCGGTGTAATCTTTGCTGAAATGACTGCCTCAAAAGGCGGAGCAGGATATCTGCTGAGTGAAGCCCAGGCAGTACTGAATACTCCAAAGCTGTACCTGGTAGTCATCATAGTAACTCTGCTCTCGGTTCTGTTTGTGAGTATTGTAAACTTAGCGGAAAGAATTGTTTTCCGTCATCAGCGTACCATATAAATCCCTTATAAATATATCATTATAAATCTTTTATAAAATTCCAATATCAATCTTTATACAATCAAATCATCATAATGAATGAGGTGTGAAATATGATAGGTAATAAAAAAGCTTTTGTCAGAATTTTATCTGCAGCAATCGCAGTCATGATAACTCTCATCACAACGGCGTGCTCATCGGCCACCGGCAGTCAGAATCAGACAGCCCAAAATACCAGCAACGCTTCAACGCAGCAAAATACCGATGCTGACTTTACTCCCCTTGCCTCTCCCGATGATGCTCCATGGAAATCACGGGAAAATAAGCAGGTAACCGTCCGTGCAGGGTTTGCAAAAGGCATGACAGGCATAGCCAACCAGTTTGCCATACAAAATGGCTGGTATAAGGAAGCTGGCATTGAACTGAGCCTGATAGACATACCAAATCCTGTGTCGGCCTTTGGCGCAGGCGAAGTCGACATAGCCGACGGAGACCCCG encodes the following:
- a CDS encoding coiled-coil domain-containing protein; translation: MAVLQKPRTILIFALSFAIVIASLFPLKISGEVQPIEEVQEKLESISDKEKAVLADLFILLQKIEEMEREAERVNGEIGVLQDEIRDVEKLIAKQQEKYDKQLDTLRQVLVSYQRSGPASYLETLLSSKDLSSFLKNLNILKDLTKNVGELLDSVEELERELTVEKEKLSEKVRLLEDKKAELQLKLDESIRLRGEQEAYLDSLEEEREYYEEQLGNLQQMWDEIKALFSDIVQEFSRIMIEGEFPLKDLNLEIGLFTVQGTVYEDVLNEVLKGNKTLSGVEFHFFKDRVDIEVPEKHLVLKGVFSVEDKSVLKFEVSEGSFYDMPLEPESINELFRNGYLLIDFKELIGDYIDITLESIEMEEGSLRFQFKPDFLWLRRSGG
- a CDS encoding response regulator gives rise to the protein MADSITVLIVEDDKYIMSLVNMFLKDEGYRTITTSSGKEAVALFYANNPDLILLDLGLPDIDGMDVIRQIREKSNAPIIVLSAREEESDIINALDCGADDYMTKPFYTGELMARIRVAQRKINSMTNPDNAKTFTCDYLTVDYGKGLVFVDGEEVHLTPIEYKLLRLLIANRGKVLTHNYIISQIWGFGEVGDAKSLRVFMASLRRKIERDTANPRFILTQVGIGYRFADK
- a CDS encoding sensor histidine kinase encodes the protein MEGRSYLRLLLIMMATAVSSIALNRLGIDKENILMFFMVGVLLVTALTRGYRFGIIASFISVMAFNYFFAEPLHTFVINNTNDIALIFFFLTASVISSSLTVRFQRQLLISQKNERTAKLLYEVLQRLLNVTGEANIAQQGIRCIKEYTGCDSVVELNESSQIYKSDSFIFDEGLKIMEIPIMGLARKLGTLKIYGSGPSLNIEKKWIANAVAAQIGIVLDRELIYNERENIKIAMEREHLKSNLLRSISHDLRTPLTGITGASSYILQRSKSLDMKSIEHLAKDINEQAVWLTTMVENILNMTRIENGKLEVKKQIEVVEDIVNDAVSHVNGLSERPFCIKMPKELIAIPMDGKMIAQVLINLLDNAITHTSKDAPVELSVFQRDGYVEFNVADGGKGIDPAMANKIFDAFVTSGKCGSDGKRGIGLGLAICKAIVESHGGSIWAGKSSLGGALFAFTLPCMKDYSNQAK
- a CDS encoding potassium channel family protein; this encodes MKSFLVIGIGRFGKHLSRKLIELGNEVMIVDKNEENINELLPFVTSAQIGDCTKEEVLRSLGIRNFDICFVCIENDFQSSLVITSLLKDLGAKHVISNGSRDIHVKFLLRNGADEVIDPERDIAERLAVRCSGNHIFDYIELTKDFSIYEIPPAECWVGKSIKEVNFRVKYHVGILATKAGGEISPLPSADYVFRPDEHLIVIGRHSDMEKILKLID
- a CDS encoding TrkH family potassium uptake protein gives rise to the protein MVKLNSLSYPQMIALGYFLVIMVGTLLLMLPVANYNNMSPGFINALFTATSATCVTGLVIFDTYTQWTIFGELVILTLIQIGGLGFMTIITLFSFFLKRKIGLKERGLLKESVSTMYIGGVVRLTRKILLGTLLFEGAGAILLSIRFVPKMGWAEGIYNGIFHSVSAFCNAGFDIMGKYGEYSSLTTFSGDAVVNLTIMALIIIGGIGFLVWDDLSKSKFHFRRYQLHTKIVLSTTVILIAVGALCFYVSEKDNLLSEMPMSEKILASLFASVTPRTAGFNTVDMAKISPAAKLLTMVLMFIGGSPGSTAGGIKTTTLAVVMISLWSSLRNMKSENVFGRRLEENALKKASAVITVNLVLVLSAAFLISATNVNFYLSDVLFEVLSAIGTVGLTIGITSKLNSFAHIILALLMYSGRVGSLSFALVFTEHKIPSTIQNPTEKINIG
- a CDS encoding amidohydrolase, translating into MDAVEQKILNIIDSNKDKIINFGRDIYRNAELGYKEFRTSKRFADLLKSLHLDVQEKLAITGVKGYLRGNQHDITLALIGELDALRIPDHPFVNKETDAAHSCGHNAQLAGVAGAALALSDPEVASNLDGDVVFFAVPAEEYGEIEFKNQLREEGKIVYGGGKSELIRIGAFDDIDISIVHHSSKDGIIIGNGTSNGFVSKVIRYIGREAHAAAEPEKGVNALNAASLAVSALAYQRETFRDEDSVRVHAIITKGGNLVNVIPNEVVIESLVRAKSTEAILDADRKTDRAFIAGSLAIGAGIEITTMPGYLPKLSTPAHPLMIEAAREAAPGRKVKEADPASHGAGSTDVGDLQHIMPVLEFNTGGVSGAFHSKDFQVIDEEEAYVVTAKIFALSAYKLLKEGAAASKKIVVGYKPKYTKEEYLNFMNSLIRHERKEIKNV
- a CDS encoding L-2-amino-thiazoline-4-carboxylic acid hydrolase, which encodes MYEKKSIEYQDAVKEVRKACRQFAMLYFHFAKVLVEELGEDKAKPLIQKAIFELAVDRSDQLREKAIKQGLPCTMETFMKISDLPLIGWVKELGRNHCPYAETWFQYFDEYPWFKEIAPLYCDVIDTTNAENFTQGLSHKITKNVLTGGESCEREYFASEQVSKGIYSYGEKIKKEG
- a CDS encoding ABC transporter permease, whose amino-acid sequence is MKENTLQVNKSQKVFTATAKKSKRKDKHKQPLWVTISRLGIIAAILVGIELAVSQGYVNKIFLASPSQIADEFTYMLRQNELLPQIMLTLQEALLGYAISAVVGIGIGVLFVTFPKLEALLTPFFSAIMAVPKTAVMPLLIVWFGIGFKSKVIMVFLFCMFTVLFNTVSGTKQTKVEHLKVAHVFKATRAQIVFKVLIPSALPGIFTGLRVTAATAITGVIFAEMTASKGGAGYLLSEAQAVLNTPKLYLVVIIVTLLSVLFVSIVNLAERIVFRHQRTI